The Pseudomonas nunensis genome includes the window CCTGGCCGAGCAGGGCCGTCGCGATGAGCTGACCAAACTGCTGCTGGTGGACATGAAGACCGTGGTCGATGGCTCCGGCAAACAGCTGAATGACCTGGCGGACCTGTTCGCCAAACAAGTCGCCGCCGAAAGCCAGAAATCTGCGGCGCACTACGAAACCTCGCGCACCATCGTCAGTCTGTTCATCGGCCTGGCGGCGCTGGCCACCGTCGGCCTGGCGATGTTGCTGACCCGCAGCATCGTGCGTCCCTTGAATGAAGCGGTAAACGCTGCGGAAAACGTGGCCCGGGGCGATCTGACCAACCCGATCGAAACCCATGGCAGCGATGAAGTCAGCCGTTTGCTCAAGGCGCTGGCGACCATGCAGCAGAATTTGCGTGAAACCCTGCAAGGCATCAGCGGCTCGGCCACCCAACTGGCCACGGCGGCGGATGAATTGAACGCGGTCACCCTCGACAGTACTCAGGGCCTGCAACAGCAAAACAACGAAATCGAACAAGCGGCCACGGCGGTCAACGAGATGACCACCGCTGTGGAGGAAGTCGCACGCAACGCGGTGTCTACGTCCGACGCTACGCGTCAGTCCAGCGAGTCGGCGCACCTGGGCCAGGAACGCGTCAGCGAAACCGCCAGCGCGATCAGCGCTCTTGCCAGCGACGTACAGCACACCGGTGAGTTGGTGCAGTCCCTGGCCAATCAATCCCAGAATATCGGCAAGGTGCTGGACGTGATTCGCGCCATCGCCGAGCAAACCAACCTGCTGGCGCTCAACGCTGCGATTGAAGCGGCGCGGGCGGGGGAGAGTGGTCGCGGTTTTGCGGTGGTGGCCGACGAAGTGCGGGCGTTGGCGCACCGCACCCAGCAATCGACCCAGGAAATCGAACAAATGGTCCAGGGCATGCGCAGCGGCTCGACCTTGGCGCTGGATTCCATGCAAGCCAGCGCTTCCCGGGCTGCCAGCACGCTGGTTTTGGCCGAGCGCGCTGGCGAGGCCTTGCAGACCATCACCGCGTCGGTGCATGAGATTCACGAGCGCAACCTGGTGATCGCCAGCGCCGCCGAAGAACAGGCGCAAGTGGCAAGGGAAGTCGATCGCAACCTGGTGAATATCCGCGACCTGTCGGTACGCTCCGCCGCCGGTGCCGATCAGACCAGCGCCTCCAGCCATGAGCTGTCAAAACTGGCCAATGCCCTGCAGGGCATGGTGCAACGCTTTCGCGTGTAAATCTGTCAGGCACAAAAAAGCCGCGCTTCCCGTCGAGGGATGCGCGGCTTGTTTGTTCTGAGGCTTAGGCGCCGTCTTGGTCTTTCAGGTGTTCGAACAGGCCTTTTGGCATTTTCTTGCCGTTGGCTTCGAAGTTGGCTTTCACGTTGTTGTAAGCCTCTTGCTCGTCGATGAAACCGTCATGGTTGGTGTCGATCTTGTCGAAGTTGGACTTCGGCGCGACGGCCTGGAATTCGGCACGGGATACTTTGCCGTCGCCATCGGTGTCGGTCTTGGCCATCGACGCATCGCCGCACTTGCCTTCGCCACACTTGCCTTCAGGGGTTTTCACCGTTTGCTCGGCCGATGCCAGCAGGTAGCCTTGGGTCAGTGGCTGGGCCGCGAATACGGAACCAGTCAACATCATGCCACCGGCTAAAACAGCGCCGAGCAGACCGATAGTGTTTTTAGTAGTACGGGACATTTGAAATCTCCTGGGTTGCACGACACAACCGCTCGATAAAGGATGCCGCGTAGTGCGGCGTTAACCGAAGCAGGCGGTGCCTTGCTCGGGTGTGGCCATTTAGCCGGGCGGGTGTATCGCTACTGTGTCGTGCAAGGGGGAGTTTGTAAGCGAAGGGGCAAAATCGTGGGGCGGGATACAGTGAGACACACATCCAAGAGTTGATGCAGAACAAATGTGGGAGCGGGCTTGCTCGCGAAGGCGGTGTGTCATTCAACAGTGATGTCGACTGACACTCCCTCCTCGCGAGCAAGCCCGCTCCCACAGGGGGTTTGTGTTAATGCAATTTAAGGCGCGGCTCAGTCCCACGCCCAATTTTGCTACCCAGCATCAACATCGCCGTGCGAAACGCGCCATACAACGCCATCTGGTGCATCCGGTACAGCGACACGTAAAACATCCGCGCCAGCCAGCCTTCCAGCATCACGCTGCCGGTGAGGTTGCCCATCAAGTTACCCACAGCCGAAAAACGCGACAGCGAGATCAGCGAACCGTAGTCGGTGTATTTGTATTCCGGCAACGCCTTGCCTTCGATCCGCAGCTTCAGGGATTTGGCCAGCAACGACGCCTGTTGATGCGCAGCCTGGGCGCGTGGCGGTACATTGCGGTCGGTGCCCGGTTGCGGGCAGGCGGCGCAGTCACCGAAGGCGAAGA containing:
- a CDS encoding methyl-accepting chemotaxis protein; its protein translation is MLLRQLNIAPRAALGFALIAVLVALLGVFALGQMSSIRDSEVAVESQWLPSIRGGDEIREIMLRIRTISLRMALDQDPKNIPQYRSQMDTRDKELSDKIAAYDKLVNTAEGKQLYDQFKSTFAAYRSGIAQSFTLAEQGRRDELTKLLLVDMKTVVDGSGKQLNDLADLFAKQVAAESQKSAAHYETSRTIVSLFIGLAALATVGLAMLLTRSIVRPLNEAVNAAENVARGDLTNPIETHGSDEVSRLLKALATMQQNLRETLQGISGSATQLATAADELNAVTLDSTQGLQQQNNEIEQAATAVNEMTTAVEEVARNAVSTSDATRQSSESAHLGQERVSETASAISALASDVQHTGELVQSLANQSQNIGKVLDVIRAIAEQTNLLALNAAIEAARAGESGRGFAVVADEVRALAHRTQQSTQEIEQMVQGMRSGSTLALDSMQASASRAASTLVLAERAGEALQTITASVHEIHERNLVIASAAEEQAQVAREVDRNLVNIRDLSVRSAAGADQTSASSHELSKLANALQGMVQRFRV